AAACTTCGCGTTGGATAAGCGTGATGGTCAGAGTGGCGCTGCAACTGATATAAGAAAAGATTCGTCACCAAGTTGTTATTGTTCCAACTATGTTCTGGCTGGGTGCGTGCATATTGGCCATTTTCAAGTTGCTCCCGTTTTAAGCCATAGTGCTCAATATAATTTACGACTTCAAATAAAGTAATGCCGTATAAAGCTTGAGTGACTTGTGTGAGCGCAATATTTTTGCCAAAACATTTTAACATCGCCGTATGATAAAGCCCTGACATAGCCCAACCTTGCAACAACTCATTCTTGAGTGACCAGAAACCAAGACCTTGGCGCTCTAAACGTCGAGTTTCAATTGCAACTGCTGACTTAAAACTCCCCACCACTGTTCTTGGCCAAAACTGCCAAAACGACTCGCCCATTTGCGAAGAAGCAGGGTCCTCAGGTGTCGCCACTCGACGATGGTGTCCATAAGGATGCTCAATCCGAAAATGATTATAAGCCGTCGGTGCTAATGCCAAATGCGATAACATTTGTTCTAATTTATTCGGTTTATGGCTCAGCTCATGCGCAGTATTAATCGCAACACCATTCAGCACCCCCAATAACGTGCCAATGAGCACACGGTCATATGTTGGGGTGCTATCACGACTAGCGAGGTACAAAGCATAAAAGTTGGCACTGTATTGCAGTGGAATAAATAACTTCACAATACGGGCATAGTAGGGATCGGCCTCTAAGGCTGCAATTGCAGCATCGGGTGGGTTTTCGCTGTCCTCACCAATCAATTTGTCCAAAGCTGGCATGGCCACGTGCATAAAAATCGGGCCTGTCGAAGCAAACACCGAACGTAGTTTTTTGGGGCCAAACTGATAGCCTGCCAAAGCTCCCATAGCAATACACGGATAAGCCAAACCAAATAACCATAAGTGCCGTTTTTTATCCTTAAACTGATGTTCACTGTGCTGTTGCTCAAGCAAGGTTAGTGCATTCATGTAGTACTCCTTTTTATTTTAGATAGAACACTTGCTCATTATTGATAAAATCAGTTGTGATCATTATTCATTTTCGGACACTATATATTCAAAATAGGACATCAATTTAAAAATATGAATCCTCATATTCCATCTATTCCAGCCCGATATTATTTACGTTTGCTGCCTTTATTGCAGGAACGTCAAATGGATTTAACTGAGCTTTTTCAGCTGTTAGGAACGGATTTGAGCAGCTATGTACAACAGGAGAATGCCAAGCTTTCTCTGGCACAAATTGAAACCTTGGTCAGCTATTTACTCAAATTTCCAGAAAACCGAGATTTGGCTTTTGAGCTCGGTCGTTCTTTAAAATTGAGTGCCCATCATTTGGTTGGCTATGCCTTACTTAGCTGTGAAAATGTTATGCAAGCCTTGCGCGTAATGTCGCAATATTTCAGCTTAATCATGCCGAACTTTCGACTAAAAGTGACTGAGTTAACAAACGTAGTAGTTTTGGACATTCATCCGCTGCAAGCCATGAGCACACTAACATTGAATTTTCACTTAGAAGCTATTGCCGTAGGTTTTTGTAGCAGTTTTGCTGAATTGCTCAATCAAAATGTTAAACCTTATGACATTCATTTATCCGTTTTCCAACCGACTTATGTACAAGCTTT
This DNA window, taken from Acinetobacter sp. WCHA55, encodes the following:
- a CDS encoding alkane 1-monooxygenase; this encodes MNALTLLEQQHSEHQFKDKKRHLWLFGLAYPCIAMGALAGYQFGPKKLRSVFASTGPIFMHVAMPALDKLIGEDSENPPDAAIAALEADPYYARIVKLFIPLQYSANFYALYLASRDSTPTYDRVLIGTLLGVLNGVAINTAHELSHKPNKLEQMLSHLALAPTAYNHFRIEHPYGHHRRVATPEDPASSQMGESFWQFWPRTVVGSFKSAVAIETRRLERQGLGFWSLKNELLQGWAMSGLYHTAMLKCFGKNIALTQVTQALYGITLFEVVNYIEHYGLKREQLENGQYARTQPEHSWNNNNLVTNLFLYQLQRHSDHHAYPTRSFQTLRNYEDVPQLPAGYGAMILPALIPKWWFKLMDQRLVEHYAGDFSKMNIYPKAKQKIQQKFAGLLSQSSLIHED
- a CDS encoding helix-turn-helix domain-containing protein, whose protein sequence is MNPHIPSIPARYYLRLLPLLQERQMDLTELFQLLGTDLSSYVQQENAKLSLAQIETLVSYLLKFPENRDLAFELGRSLKLSAHHLVGYALLSCENVMQALRVMSQYFSLIMPNFRLKVTELTNVVVLDIHPLQAMSTLTLNFHLEAIAVGFCSSFAELLNQNVKPYDIHLSVFQPTYVQALQQLKPAQFHFGTLIRPSIKIFIQADNLDTKLPKADAFSLNILEQQCREQLKQISLDGEIIDWISMMLREASPPPSFEACAQMLNVSSKTLQRYLKKQNANFNAIRKQVILSRAKYLLMHTNKSIIEISFELGYSTAANFCRTFKVEFGTTPQMYRLNSTPKLN